The nucleotide sequence caacaaaactataattttcaCCATAATAATTTGCGCAAATGATTTGTCCCACTCCGATAAAGACTTAGTGACCACTGCCGAATAATTTTTACCTGTCATGCCAGAGTCATTGCTTCTCTTTCGTCTTTACCGCTAAGTAAGATCATACAGATTGCAGACTTTGTAGGATAAGACCATGCGCAGCAGGGATTTTAGTGAGGTTCATGGGCTCGAGTTCTAAGGGGCCgatgaataaaagaaaataaaaaatgggtTTGTTTTGATGAACCGGGCCTTACGAGTGATATCGTATGAAGCGGGTTCAAGCCACGCGTCGTGTGTTGATTTGTTGAACGAAAGCGCGTAGAGGAGGAGGAAAGTTGGGCTTCCCCATGTATCGACTCATTTGCTCTTCTCGACCAAAAGCTAGGGTTTCGTTGTGAGAGGCGATTTCTCGTGCGACGCCGTCTCCCGGAGGTTTTCTCGTTCTAATCGACGACGGAGTGTCTTCTCCACTTGCTCAGGTGAGTATCGAGTAGATTGAGGGTTAAATTGGGTCGATTTTGTGGTCGAAACTCGAAACCGTTTTCTCGGATTTCAAATCAATTTGGGGCTTTCGAGTTTGGGATGTAAATCGATATCTGGGTTTCGAATAATTGCTGTAAATCGTCATGGTCGTTTCATTTAGGGTTCGTTTCTCTGAGATTTCAAATCGATAGAGGGATTTCGAGTTAGGGTTCTAAATTGATTCGGGGTTTCGTTTAATAATTGTATATCCTCAAGAGGGTTCGATATAGGGGTcgtttattatattgtttggattttAATGTTCTAAAATAGATTCGATTTGTTTTACAGATGGATCCCTCAGAAGAGAGAAAGCATTCAAAGAGGCAAAAGGACTACATCAACATGCTTTCATACACTTGCGATTCAGAATACGGGATTCCGAGAAGGTGTTCCTGTGGTGGGAGAATCATCGACGAGGTTCGAGTGAAGCAGGAGTACGACACTCTTCCTGGGAAGCGTTTCTTCACCTGCGCCAACTACGAGGTAAGACTCTGAAGAACATTTTCATTCATTATGGTTATAGACATACGTATgctgatatttttttggttctaaacaaggctgatgggtttcactatcgtcagccttgggtgATTGGTGTCCAGGAGCAGATCGAAAGCTTGACTAAGCGTCTGGAGGAGGCTGAGGAGGTGATGAAGTTCGTACCGAGTCTGAAAAATCAGATTGAGACACTAGAGGttagtaaacaaattttttttttgtgtcacatttttctctacatattttttttaataaacttattATGTGAATAAGACATTTTCATTGTTGTTTCCATGTGCAGGCACAGGCTAAAGGGCTCACTCGGCAGGTTGATCGCCTCACTGCGGAGGTTTATAACCTCACGGTGCAAGTAGCTGACCTGGAGAAGCTTTGCTTCGATTAACCACCAAAGGTTAGACTCCATCTTAACTGAACTAGAATTACGTGTTTTGGTTGCTTCGTAGCTAGACGTTAACTAGAACTGAAGTAGGTTGAGTAGAGCTTTAAATGATCTGAACTAGCTAGAGTATAACTCGTACTTGAATTTGCTTTATCATTCATTGTTATGTTTAttggttaaagtttaaaaattgttCGAGTTAAATAAACATGATTTGATGTGTAATGAATGCTAACTGTGAATAAGTTGTTgtgtatttaaatttagttgTTGTGTAATTACCTGTGGTTGTTTTTGTGTATTTAACCTAAGCGAAACTAGTTTAAAACATAGGGAACCacttataaaaacacaaacaatcCACCCttataaaatcactaaaacctctaaacatcaaagaaaaccaaaacagaAAATGGACCCTTTTTCCCTACACTCTCCCGGGTTTGTTAACATGTTAGCTTCACAGAGCAGTCCACCACTAGACGTAGACTCTGCTGAGGCACCTGTTACCTCTCCCGGGTTAGTTAAACCAGTGGAAAGGAGAAAGTGGTCAACCAAAGAAGACATTGTGTTgatcagtgcttggttgaacaccagCAAGGATCCCATTTTCAGTAATGAACAAAAGTTAGGATCCTTTTGGAAGAGGATAGGGGAGTATTTCAATTCGAGTCATCACCTCGTTGGCTCCCTTCCAAGACACTGGAGTcaatgtaagcagaggtggggaaggGTGAATGCGGAGGTCTGCAGGTTTGTGGGATGCCATGAAAGTGcgttttttgataaaagatgatataatgtgaaaaaaaaaattagattatgaaaaaagatgatagaataatgaaaaaaaatatagcttatgaaaaaatatgatagaataatgcaaaaaaaaaattaggttttgataaaagatgatataatgtgaaaaaaatatagattatgaaaaaagatgatagaataatggaaaaaaatagattttgataaaaaatgatacactaatgaaaaaacaaattatgaaaaaatataatagaattataGAAAGATGTacaattgattaaattttagttacaaaCCCCCTTTTgtcattttaggaaaaaaaaacacccaatgtcttcctcatcaagtgaTGAAGTTGATGAAGCTTTAGAAGAAATGGTCGACCAAGTAGTTGATAATTTCATCGACTCAGTGATTCATGCTCACCCCAACTAGCTGACgagacgagcttatatcgaaagagatCGGGAACAAGGACACAA is from Brassica oleracea var. oleracea cultivar TO1000 unplaced genomic scaffold, BOL UnpScaffold00916, whole genome shotgun sequence and encodes:
- the LOC106320419 gene encoding uncharacterized protein LOC106320419, coding for MDPSEERKHSKRQKDYINMLSYTCDSEYGIPRRCSCGGRIIDEVRVKQEYDTLPGKRFFTCANYEADGFHYRQPWVIGVQEQIESLTKRLEEAEEVMKFVPSLKNQIETLEAQAKGLTRQVDRLTAEVYNLTVQVADLEKLCFD